CTTAAGTAAGTACGAGCTCATTGAATCTAAACTTGTTATTTTGAGGATTCACCGATGACTAGAGACTTACTGGTCCTAGATAAGTGATGCATTGCTTTTGCAGATTGGTTCTCGGGCATTTCTCGATATTCACCTCCTTCCCGTCTCCAACGTCCAGCCAGTAGAAGAACGGCTGCACGCTCTCGCTCTTGAACCACACATCGTAGTAGATGTGCAAATTGTGTCCATAGCGATGACGCGGATCGATCTGCAGAGAAGTTAAGATAACATCACTCAACATTATATATCAGAATATgagatttaaataaaaaactttTGTTTGGAAAAATGAAATTCATAGATGTCAAGAAGACTTACAGCTTCAAGCCAGTGCTGAAGTGCCAGTTTTTGAGCCTTTTCATCCTTAGACAACCCCTTTCCCACCTGCAACACATTCAAACCATTAGCTCTAAATACTAAATCCAAATAAAGTCATCAAAGAAATCAAAATGTATGTTGAATAATCCAAAATCCAACCTTGGCAGCTCTGGTGCGCGCTCTAGCCCAGCGCGAGACAGCAGTCTCTGGCTTCTCGACGTTAAAGAACGAGACAGAGCTCCGTTTCAAAGCAGCAAAGTCCAAGGCCTTCCACCTACACACATCACCAGCCATCTCAAGTGAGCAAAACAAGGCAACAAATATACACGATCTCAGTCATCAAGAATGCACACACACACCATAGCTCCTCCACAACAACTGCACAATCAGCGAGGTTTCGCCTAGTCCGGTAGCTCTTGTACACCTTCTGGAGCTTCACCGCAGCTGCATCCAGCTCGCTGACTGGGCGCGGGGAGAACATTACAGCAGGCTCAGGGAGATCAACAGCAGACACCAGCTTATCAGCACCATTATCACCTTCTGATTTccttatatcttgaactaataAATCCTTGAATGAAAGTGAGGTTTCAAGAACCAGTCTAACAGGCTCGCAGTTGATCAATTTTATAGAATTCTTCCTGCTCATGGTGCTAAGCCCTTTTGTTATGGTCATGGCCACAGACCCTCCTGATTTCCCAAAACTATTGGTTCTCAACATTTTTCCACCCCCAAAATCAACCCCAAATGCCAAATTGAAAAGCCTATGGTTCACTGTTTCTTGCCAAGttgatacaagcaatgagagaGATAATCCCATCAAATTTCACTCCCCCACCTAAATCAATACACACATGTAAGCAAAAAGAGCATTCAATCATGCTATTATCCAAAAAAACAAGAATCTCTTACCAAAAATTGGAGGAATCCTAGGTTAATCTTGAAGTCAGATATCTTTAATTTTGTATGTGTGGATGCAATTATGACACAAATCTACacctatatatatgtataggaATAGGAGTATTGGAATTGAATATTGGAGTCTCCTAAACCTTCAAATACGAAGGAGCAGGCGTGGAAGAAGGGGAAGGAGAGTTAGTTTGAATTGTAGTGAGAAGTTTCTGAATATTTTCTTGAAATGGGAATGCAGAAAAAGATGGAAATGGTGGGTCTGATTCAAAGATTTCTACCCACGAGATtcaaagattggatttttaagCACTTTGCTTTTCTTTGGAGTGGAAAAGATTTCGCCTTTAACAACAAAACATTCGAAAGCAGgctaaatatatatacaatctGATTGTGTGCGTGTATAGATATTGGTCAAAGAACGTAAGTCTCAGGCTGGTTCTATGAAGAGTCACCCAGGAATAAAAGAAATTCAATTTGGAGGAAATTCATTTCTAGTCGAATTTATGAGTTTGGAAGAGAAAATATcagaaaataataaatgtgagagGGTCAACCAACAGAGCTGTGTAGTCGCCGATGAACGTGGATGTGACTCAAAAAAACGCGCCAACACGTAACGATACTATAAATACACTTGTCTTGACTTGTCTACAAGTCAATTCCATGTAGTGGTACAGTTCAAATTTCAGCAATTTAGTAATCCATCATACCCCAATAATTTATCATTATTTGACTTGACATTGACttggcatgagttttaaaaaattacaatagaAAATGAGTTGTAAAAGTTAGTGACATACAAATTCTACTTTTATATGGAGTATCAGTtttatacttcatccgttccaTAGTGCTGGAGTCATTTTGCAATTTTGATACGTTCCATAATAGTAGAAtcaaaagtcaacacatttcttctcacttatgttactttcttactttattctctcttcatct
This portion of the Salvia splendens isolate huo1 chromosome 10, SspV2, whole genome shotgun sequence genome encodes:
- the LOC121750650 gene encoding IQ domain-containing protein IQM1-like; its protein translation is MGLSLSLLVSTWQETVNHRLFNLAFGVDFGGGKMLRTNSFGKSGGSVAMTITKGLSTMSRKNSIKLINCEPVRLVLETSLSFKDLLVQDIRKSEGDNGADKLVSAVDLPEPAVMFSPRPVSELDAAAVKLQKVYKSYRTRRNLADCAVVVEELWWKALDFAALKRSSVSFFNVEKPETAVSRWARARTRAAKVGKGLSKDEKAQKLALQHWLEAIDPRHRYGHNLHIYYDVWFKSESVQPFFYWLDVGDGKEVNIEKCPRTNLQKQCITYLGPKERESYEVVVEDGKLMYKENGVLVETVEGSKWIFVLSTTRTLYIGQKKKGVFQHSSFLAGGAITAAGRLVAHGGVLEAIWPYSGHYLPTEENFREFISFLEDHSVDLADVKRCATDDDRPPVTNELPISRNTSQSNLNQQDNATTRDQDVPSMEPLRDHEDKIGFNFAKRMSCKWSTGTGPRIGCVREYPTELQTRALEQVNLSPRVANGCLGSYGPIPSPRPSPKLRLSPRVSYMGLPSPRTPIAAAH